CAGCGACGGGCAGGAAAGCTGGCAGCGGCCGGTGATTTCCAGCGACAGGAACCGCAGCCTGGTGAGGGCCTCCCGGACGATCGTCATGACGCGATCGTAGGCCGCGGCCCCTCAACCCGTCCTGCGATGTGGCCACTTCGGCCGAAAGGAGCCCTTTCCCAATCTCGGACCGGGACCGGCTCGTCGTACGCCCAGAGGAGGCGCCGCCGCCACATCCCCAACACGTCGGCCTCTCCTCAGTCGCCGTCGCCCGGGCCCCGGCCGTGACGGCCGACTGCGGCGACCAGCGCTACGGCCGCCTGCCGGAGACGTCGAGGGTGAGATCTAGTCGGACGCCGGGTTGGTCTTCCGTCGGTGCGCACTGGTCCGGGCAAAGGTAAAAGGGAACGAGGTTGATCGACGTCACGCACACCCCCTCATGCTCGGCAACCCACCGGCCAGCGGCGGTGAGTAGTGAAGCGACGTCGTCGCCGATAACGGACACCACCTCGATGTCGCGGGTATCGACCTGGATCTGGGGTGGGACGGGGGGCATGCGTCTCCTTCATGAGTAGCGGACGGTGATCCGTCAGAGGCGAGACTTACCGCACGCCGGCATCGAGGACAGTGGTCGTGGTGGTGCCGTTCACGGCGACCTTGAACTCGAGCAGGCAGAAACCCAGTATGGCGTTTGCAGTGACCGCAGTTCGCGCTTGAAGGCGACCCCGGCGGCGACCAGGTGGCCAGCAGACGAGGCGGGGCGCAGCGGTCAAACGGCGGCGGGCCTGGCGGGCGGCGGACGGCGGGGCCGTGGACGTGCGGCAGGACGCCGGACGCCAGGGGGCCGACCCGCGGAGATCGCCCCGGGCTATGTCACCTGCACGTTGTCTTCGTAGAGTCGGACGAATGATCCCGAACCACACTCCCGACAACGACGAACTCCTGCGCGGCACGTACGCCCGACTGCTGCCCGTCAACTCGATCACCCGTGAGATCGCCGGCTCCCTGCGCTACGCGCGCCTGGTGGCCGACGGCCTCGTCTTCGCCTACGCCCTCGACCGGCCCACCGACGTGCGGGTCCTCACCGACCCGGACGTGGAGCGCGTCGGCCTGGAAGAGCTGGGGCGGGCTGCGTACGAGAACCTGATGCGCGTTCCCGTCACGCACGAGGAGATCCCCGTCGAGGGGACGATTCTGCACTCCTTCTATGGTGACTCGCCCTTCGTCGGGAGCCTGGCTCTGTACCTGTCCGCAGCCGTCCTGCGGGTCACCGGCGAGTCGCTTCCGCAGGCCGGCGCCCTGGTCGTCATGCCCAGCCGCCACAATCTGGTGTACCACCCGATCGCCGACGGCACGGTGATCGACGCCCTCAACTCCCTGGCCAGCTACGCACTTGGCGCCTTCGAGGACGGGCCGGGGGCCCTTTCACCGCAGGTCTACTGGTGGCACCGCGGTGGACTTACGTCGCTCACGGTCATCGACACGGACACCCGATCCTTCTCCATCCAACCGCCTCAGCCGCTGCTCGGCCTGCTGAAGGGGCTGGTCCGTCTCAGCCGCGACGGCCGCCTCGCCACCCGTACCGCCGCCGAGCGGGCCGCTCCCGATCCGGACGGGATCACCCGCGCCGCAGCGGAGGCGATAGCGGGTCTCGCCCAGGATCCGGGCGACGGGGTGGGAGACGCATTCGCCTCCGTTCTCACCCTCGCGCACGCCCGCTGCGCCACCGACCCAAGGGCGTCGCAGGTCGAGACTTGGGATGCCTGGGCCGCCGCCGTACAACTCGGCGCCGCCCTGTTCACCGGCGCGCAGCCGCAGAACTGCCACCTGGGCGATGACCTCGCCCAGCGGTTGCCAGCCATACCCGCCGTGCCACCCGCGGATGGCCGTGCCTGGCTCGACGCCCTTTACGTGGCGATCGTGTGCCGGCAGGGGGAGCGGATCCGCCGGCTGTGCCGGGTGCCGCTGGAGACGCTGCGGCGGGACGACAGCGTCGACGCGTACGTGCTGCACTGGATCGACACGCTGCAGACGTACTTCTCCGAGCACGGCTCCATGGACGAGGTCGTGGAGAAGCTGGTCGCCACCATGAAGGCGTCCGGGCCCGGTGAAGCGTTCCATGCGCCCATGGAGTTCGTGAATGGGATCGACTA
This portion of the Streptomyces sp. NBC_01264 genome encodes:
- a CDS encoding immunity 49 family protein, with protein sequence MIPNHTPDNDELLRGTYARLLPVNSITREIAGSLRYARLVADGLVFAYALDRPTDVRVLTDPDVERVGLEELGRAAYENLMRVPVTHEEIPVEGTILHSFYGDSPFVGSLALYLSAAVLRVTGESLPQAGALVVMPSRHNLVYHPIADGTVIDALNSLASYALGAFEDGPGALSPQVYWWHRGGLTSLTVIDTDTRSFSIQPPQPLLGLLKGLVRLSRDGRLATRTAAERAAPDPDGITRAAAEAIAGLAQDPGDGVGDAFASVLTLAHARCATDPRASQVETWDAWAAAVQLGAALFTGAQPQNCHLGDDLAQRLPAIPAVPPADGRAWLDALYVAIVCRQGERIRRLCRVPLETLRRDDSVDAYVLHWIDTLQTYFSEHGSMDEVVEKLVATMKASGPGEAFHAPMEFVNGIDYQPIALFHRLVARDHDTFAKTLGEALTEHGTYWGESSAPRARVALGPLAMACLAFDHGFPIAPDQPYLPLYLLNRERIEEIPRP